A part of Natronorubrum sediminis genomic DNA contains:
- a CDS encoding KH domain-containing protein, with the protein MQHVKIPQDRIGVLIGEGGETMREIEAEAEVRLDIDSENGSVAIETVGDPVRGLKAPDIVRAVGRGFAPDAALRLLDDDMMMFDIVDIDSVARNTNDMKRKKGRLIGEDGRTRELMEELGGADVVIYGSTLGIIGAPQEVDAVRTAAEMLLDGAPHGTVYSFLEERHNEMKHQGMQYHRYPGGES; encoded by the coding sequence ATGCAACACGTGAAGATTCCGCAGGACCGCATCGGCGTTCTCATCGGAGAGGGTGGCGAGACGATGCGTGAAATCGAGGCTGAAGCCGAGGTGCGACTCGATATCGACTCTGAGAACGGCTCCGTCGCGATCGAGACTGTCGGCGACCCCGTTCGCGGCCTCAAAGCGCCGGATATCGTTCGCGCAGTCGGTCGCGGCTTTGCACCCGACGCGGCGCTTCGCTTGCTCGACGACGATATGATGATGTTCGACATCGTCGACATCGACAGCGTTGCCCGAAACACGAACGATATGAAACGCAAGAAGGGCCGACTCATCGGCGAGGACGGGCGCACGCGAGAACTCATGGAAGAGCTGGGAGGTGCCGACGTCGTCATCTACGGCTCGACGCTCGGCATCATCGGCGCACCACAGGAGGTCGACGCCGTTCGAACCGCTGCCGAGATGCTCCTCGACGGTGCACCCCACGGGACCGTCTACTCCTTCTTAGAGGAGCGACACAACGAGATGAAACACCAGGGGATGCAGTACCACCGCTACCCTGGCGGCGAATCGTAG
- a CDS encoding metallophosphoesterase, with product MNIGIISDTHDNVEAIERAIEIFEEEGVEIVLHCGDFVAPLMLNYFGQFELHGVLGNNDGDAATLQSVFDDLGDESELHGRFASLEFDGLSFAMLHGEHKDEVEAIAAGETFDFVCYGHHHERELSEEGRTTVLNPGAHVLAKSEADRTVAIVDTRTESVQFRSVLE from the coding sequence ATGAACATCGGAATCATCTCCGACACGCACGACAACGTCGAGGCAATCGAACGCGCGATCGAGATTTTCGAGGAGGAAGGCGTCGAAATCGTCCTCCACTGCGGGGATTTCGTCGCCCCCTTGATGCTCAACTACTTCGGCCAGTTCGAACTCCACGGCGTCCTCGGGAACAACGACGGCGACGCCGCCACCCTCCAGTCGGTCTTCGACGACCTCGGCGACGAGAGCGAACTCCACGGCCGATTCGCCAGCCTCGAGTTCGACGGCCTCTCGTTCGCGATGCTTCACGGCGAGCACAAAGACGAGGTCGAGGCGATTGCGGCCGGCGAGACGTTTGACTTCGTCTGTTACGGCCACCACCACGAACGCGAGTTGTCGGAGGAGGGGCGAACGACGGTCCTCAACCCCGGCGCGCACGTCCTCGCGAAGTCCGAGGCGGACCGAACGGTCGCCATCGTCGACACCCGCACGGAGTCAGTTCAGTTCCGATCCGTCCTCGAGTAA
- a CDS encoding bifunctional metallophosphatase/5'-nucleotidase, producing the protein MSKGLPNEIDRRGVLQYAGVAGVAALAGCSDASSDDENGDGDEETTSLRIIHDTHFHGLLGESEEPLNVANYFGLMEELYEDTENAFAVGNGDDLHMSVESSVFEGEHITSVLNESPVSHNAIGNHEFDNGPESLRENIADSEFTWLSANVLEDETGEAFASEEGAARYVVEAIDGVDVGFTGLAPEDTPEITSVGDDVEVIDPVTAAEDVVADLEEEGADIVILLSHLSSPVAEDLVAEVDGIDAVVGDHAAFVEEEPLEENETIISVVGDEFDYVGQLDLEIAGDKISEYAFEKHDLEELVDADEVDPHDEIEDRLLEYEDELDDELEEVIGETTEELDARNDTVRSEESNLGNWLTDVIREDVDAEIAIQNGGGIRSDELYDAGDLTRGVVVDILPFPNETVKIEITGENLEEAIETGVSSVEDGHGRFPQVSGMSFTYDADAEAGERVEEITVGGEDVDPEATYELGTNDFLMEGGDGYESLTEGEVIVPPDEGTVISALAMNRLEDEGTISPELEGRIETV; encoded by the coding sequence ATGTCGAAGGGGTTACCCAACGAAATCGACCGACGAGGAGTACTACAGTACGCGGGCGTGGCTGGCGTGGCCGCACTCGCCGGTTGTTCGGACGCGAGTTCCGACGACGAAAACGGCGACGGTGACGAGGAGACGACGAGTCTTCGAATCATCCACGATACGCACTTTCACGGCCTGCTCGGAGAGTCCGAGGAGCCACTGAACGTCGCGAACTACTTCGGCCTGATGGAGGAACTGTACGAGGACACAGAGAACGCGTTCGCGGTCGGCAACGGCGACGACCTGCACATGTCCGTCGAGTCCTCCGTCTTCGAGGGCGAACACATCACGAGCGTGCTCAACGAGAGCCCGGTCTCGCACAACGCCATCGGGAACCACGAGTTCGACAACGGCCCGGAGAGCCTACGCGAGAACATCGCGGACAGCGAGTTCACGTGGCTGAGCGCCAACGTCCTCGAGGACGAGACGGGCGAGGCGTTCGCCAGCGAGGAGGGCGCGGCCCGGTACGTCGTCGAAGCAATCGACGGCGTCGACGTCGGCTTCACCGGTCTCGCACCCGAAGACACGCCGGAGATCACGTCCGTCGGCGACGATGTCGAGGTGATCGATCCGGTGACCGCAGCCGAGGACGTCGTCGCTGACCTCGAGGAGGAGGGAGCTGACATCGTCATCTTGCTTTCACACCTCTCGAGTCCGGTCGCCGAGGATCTCGTCGCCGAAGTCGACGGCATCGACGCCGTCGTGGGCGACCACGCGGCGTTCGTCGAGGAGGAGCCACTCGAGGAGAACGAGACGATCATCTCGGTCGTCGGCGACGAGTTCGACTACGTCGGCCAACTCGACCTCGAGATCGCGGGCGACAAAATTTCGGAGTATGCGTTCGAGAAACACGACCTCGAGGAACTGGTCGACGCGGACGAAGTCGATCCCCACGATGAAATCGAGGACCGCCTCCTCGAGTACGAGGACGAACTCGACGACGAACTCGAGGAGGTCATCGGCGAGACGACGGAGGAGTTAGACGCCAGAAACGACACCGTCCGCAGCGAGGAGTCGAACCTCGGCAACTGGCTGACCGACGTGATTCGCGAGGACGTCGACGCGGAGATCGCTATCCAAAACGGCGGCGGCATCCGCAGCGACGAACTGTACGACGCCGGCGACTTGACCCGCGGCGTCGTCGTCGACATTCTGCCGTTCCCCAACGAGACGGTGAAGATCGAGATCACCGGCGAGAACCTCGAGGAGGCCATCGAAACCGGTGTGAGTTCGGTCGAAGACGGGCACGGTCGATTTCCGCAGGTCAGCGGAATGTCGTTCACCTACGACGCCGACGCCGAGGCGGGCGAGCGGGTCGAGGAGATCACGGTCGGCGGCGAGGACGTCGACCCCGAAGCGACGTACGAACTCGGAACGAACGACTTCCTCATGGAGGGTGGCGACGGATACGAGTC